In one window of Candidatus Sulfuricurvum sp. RIFRC-1 DNA:
- a CDS encoding DnaJ C-terminal domain-containing protein — MSKSLYTTLEIAPGASEAEIKKAYRKLARQYHPDVNKDPAAEEKFKEINAAYEVLSDKEKRAKYDQYGDSMFGGQNFHDFARGQGGNVDLDEILRSMFGGGGSGGFGGGGFGGFGGGSGFGGGFGGGMNLDIDANVTVPFAVAVLGGKHSISLSGESFDIKIPAGIKSGEKLRVRGKGKRAGNQAGDLYLRIDVAANPEYEREGDNLVKTFNVPLYAALFGGKVAIQTLEKEVTLKVPENTKNGQRFRLKEMGVMNRQTSVRGDLYLKANIVLPAVEKLDSDLVDVMKKSLPQE, encoded by the coding sequence ATACACTACTCTCGAAATAGCCCCCGGAGCCAGCGAAGCGGAGATCAAAAAAGCGTATCGAAAACTGGCGCGCCAATATCACCCGGATGTGAACAAAGATCCCGCAGCCGAAGAGAAATTTAAAGAGATCAATGCGGCGTATGAAGTGCTTAGTGACAAAGAGAAACGGGCAAAATACGATCAGTACGGGGATTCGATGTTCGGCGGTCAGAATTTCCATGATTTTGCCCGTGGTCAGGGTGGAAATGTCGATTTGGATGAAATTTTACGCAGTATGTTCGGTGGCGGAGGTTCTGGCGGATTCGGCGGGGGCGGTTTCGGCGGCTTCGGAGGCGGATCAGGCTTCGGCGGTGGTTTTGGCGGAGGGATGAACCTCGATATCGATGCTAATGTTACCGTTCCGTTTGCCGTTGCGGTATTGGGTGGAAAACACTCGATCAGCCTCTCGGGGGAGAGTTTTGACATTAAAATTCCTGCCGGGATAAAAAGCGGTGAAAAACTTCGTGTTCGAGGCAAAGGGAAACGTGCCGGAAATCAAGCGGGTGATTTGTATTTACGAATCGATGTGGCCGCTAACCCTGAATATGAGCGTGAGGGAGACAACCTCGTCAAAACGTTTAATGTTCCTCTCTATGCCGCACTCTTCGGCGGCAAAGTGGCTATTCAAACACTGGAAAAAGAGGTGACGCTAAAGGTGCCTGAAAACACCAAAAACGGCCAACGTTTCCGTCTCAAAGAGATGGGGGTGATGAACCGACAAACCTCCGTTCGCGGTGATTTGTATCTCAAAGCGAATATTGTATTGCCTGCTGTTGAGAAACTGGATTCTGATTTAGTCGATGTGATGAAAAAATCACTTCCACAGGAGTAA
- a CDS encoding helix-turn-helix transcriptional regulator has translation MHHFDEPVYMISIVAKILDIHPQTLRQYERENLIAPSRSDGRIRLYSQRDIEKIKMILRLTREVGVNLAGVDVVMRLKEKMEAMEQEMIELRAEISRMRNSSGVPPEKSLVTKRSIYEMVIFDDDILK, from the coding sequence ATGCACCATTTTGACGAACCGGTTTATATGATCAGTATTGTTGCCAAAATTTTGGATATTCATCCACAAACCCTTCGTCAATATGAGCGGGAAAATCTAATCGCACCTTCGCGTTCGGACGGGCGTATCCGTCTTTATTCTCAGCGGGATATTGAGAAAATTAAAATGATTTTGCGTCTTACCCGTGAAGTGGGAGTAAATCTTGCCGGTGTCGATGTGGTGATGCGTCTTAAAGAAAAAATGGAGGCGATGGAGCAAGAGATGATCGAACTTCGTGCTGAAATCTCTCGTATGCGAAATTCCAGCGGTGTACCTCCCGAAAAATCGCTTGTAACCAAACGTAGTATTTATGAAATGGTTATTTTTGACGATGATATTTTAAAGTAG